The genomic interval GCGGTGCGCTGTCACCGCTGCTCGTAGCAGGCATCACGGCGATCTCTTCGCTCGCGGTCGCGACCGGCGCCATGGGTGTGCTGGGCTTCGTGGGCGCTTTCGCCTTCCTGCGGTGGGTGCCGAAGTTCGTGCCCCGCGCGAAACATTGATCGCGAGCGAAGTCCAGGGTCAGATCCAGCCGCGGCGCACGGCTTCAGCCCCGAGCTGGATGCGGGTCGTCACGGCGGCCAGCTCCATCAGCTCGGCCACGCGCCGCTGCAGCGTACGCACCGAGATGCGCAGCTGCGCGGCGATGGTGGCGTCGGTGAGACCCAGGAGCAGCAGCTTCAGCACGTCACGGTCCACGCCATCCTGCGCGCCATTGTCGTCGGGGAGCAACCGCGTGGCCGTCTTCCAGTACTCCTCGAAGATCGCCATGACGAGATCCAGCAGACCGCTCGGGTGCACCAGCAGCGCGCCGAGCGAACTGTTTTCGCCGTGCGAGCGCATCGGCAGCAGCGCCATGGCGTCATCGGCGATGAACATGCGCGTCGGCAGCGTGGGAAGTACACGGATCTCTTCGCCGAGAGCACCCACGCTGCGGGCGACGTCGAGGAAGCCGGGACGCTCGAGCACACCACCCTCCACGACCACCCGGTAGCGGACGCCACGTTCGAGCGCGCGATCCTCCTCGACGTTCTCAGCGCCCGAGATGATCGCGACTTGGCTGAGCACGAGCACGCGCACCTCACGATTGGCAGCCGCCTGCAGCTGTCCGATCCGCTGCCGGACGGCATCCGTCCCGAGGATCACGTCGACGACATCCGCCGCGTTCCGCTGGTCGGCGGCCTCTCGATACAGCTCACTGAACTCGATGAGCGCTTCATGCGCCCGAGTCAGGCCCCGCTCCCGCTCCAGAAGCAGGGGCTTCAACGCGATCGCTGGCGGGGAGGCCACGACCCGGTCGGGCTGCGATGCCTGGCGTGCGAGCAGACCGAGCCGCTCGAGTTCGCCGATCATCGTGCGAGCGCGGCCGACCGGCATCCCGACCGACGCGGACACCTCTTTCGCCGACGCGCTCGGCACAGCGAGCACCGACCGGTAGACGGCGGTGTGTGCATCATCGAGACCCAGCGCTTCGAGCACGCACTCCCTCTTTCATCGCAGCGGGATGGCGGATCCCGGCCATGGCATTTCTCCGCCACCACGATACGCCGTGCGCCATGTGAGGCTCGGTGGGATCCCCTTCCCCCAGAGAGGTCCTCCCCCGCATGTCACGACCCACGCCTTCCGGCCGTCGTCTGCGCTCGATCGTCGCCGCCACAAGCGGCGTCACGATCGCGCTCGCAGGCATCGGCGTCACCACCCTGCCGGCAGCCGCCGCTTCGCCCCCCGAGACAGCGCCCCCCGCTGCCGCGGCTGCCGGCAGTTCTCACACCGTCACCCTGATCACCGGCGACCGCGTCAAGGTCACCGAAGTCGCGGCCGGCAAGCAAACCGTCGAGGTCACCACCGCCCAGCCGGGCGCCGGCTTCCAGACCTACGAGGCCGCGGGCGACCTCCACGTCATCCCCGACGGTGCGACCGCCTACGTCGCCGCTGGGGTCCTCGACCCCGACCTGTTCAACGTCTCGCTGCTCATCGAGTACGGGTACGACGACGCTTCGGTCGCCGCGACCCCGATCATCGTGCAACAGGATGCCGCGACCGCTCGGACATTCTCGGCACCGCTGCCCGGACTCGAGGTGCAGGCAGAGCTGCCCAGCATCGACGCCGCCGCGGCCACGCTCCAGCACGCCGACGCTGCCGCAGCATGGCAGGCGCTGATGGCGCCGACCGGCGCCCAGGCGTTCTCGGCCGAACCGTCGCTCGCCGGCGGCATCACCGCCATCCACCTCGACGGCAAGGTCAAGGCGACGCTCGACTCGAGCGTCCCCTTCATCGATGCCCCCGCGGCATGGGCTGAGGGCTTCACCGGAGAAGGCGTCACCGTCGCGGTGCTCGACACCGGCATCGACGACACGCACCCCGATCTGCAGGGCCACATCTCGCCCGACTCGAAGAGCTTCGTTCCCGGTGAGGATGTCGACACCGACCAGCACGGCCACGGCACCCACGTCGCATCCACGGTCGCGGGAACGGGCGCCGCAAGCGGCGGCACGCACCGCGGCGTCGCAGACGGCGCACAGCTGCTCATCGGCAAGGTGCTCGGCGGCTCCGACGGATCCGGTCAGGATTCCTGGATCATCGAGGCCATGGAGTGGGCCGGAGAGCACGCCCCGATCGTGTCGATGAGCCTCGGCTCGTACGGCGCCTCCGACGGCAAGGACCTCATGGCCGAGTCGCTCAACCAGATCGCGATCGAGACCGGCGCACTGTTCGTGGTGGCCGCCGGCAACAACGGCGCACCGGAGTCCGTCGGCTCGCCGGGCTCGGCCGAGCAGGCGCTCACCGTCGGCTCCGTCGATGACCCGTCCGGCGCACTGTCGTACTTCTCGAGCCAGGGCCCCCTATCGCGCTCCGGCGCAATGAAGCCCGATCTCACCGGTCCAGGCAACGACGTAACCGCCGCGCGATCAGCGGACAGCGCCGGGGAGGGCTCGTACATCACGATGAGCGGCACCTCGATGGCCACCCCCCATGTCGCCGGCGCCGCCGCGATCGTCAAGCAGAAGCATCCGGAATATACGGCGGCGCAGCTGCGAGCAGCACTCGTCAGCACGACGACCGACGTCGGATACACCTCGTACCAGGGCGGCGCCGGCGTCGTCGATGTCAAGGCCGCGATCGACGCTCCCGTCATCGCCGCGGGCTCGGGCGACTTCGGCATGCTGATGTGGGGCGAAGAGGCGACCCCCGTCACCCGCACCATCGAGTACACCAACCGCAGCGACGCCGAGGTCACCGTCGCTCTCGCGGCCACCCTGGCCGACACCACGCCCCGCGGCGATACCGGACCCGGTCCGCTCTCGGTCGATGCGGCATTCGAAGCGCTGACGATGGATGTCGACAGTCTCGCGATCCCCGCAGGCGAGACGCGCAGCGTCGCGATGACGGTCGACCCGGGCAAGGTGCCCGCCGGCACCCAGCTGTCGGGCACGCTCGTCGGCTCCATCGACGGCACGCCCGTGACCCGCACGGCGCTCGGCACCATCGCCGAAGCGGAGCGGTACGACATCAAGATGACCGCGACCGACTTCACGGGTGAGCCGACGCTGGCCTATGCGTGGGTGTGGAACTCCGACACCGAGGTGGTCGACCCGATCGCCGTCGAGGGCGAGACCAC from Microbacterium pumilum carries:
- a CDS encoding S8 family serine peptidase, with amino-acid sequence MSRPTPSGRRLRSIVAATSGVTIALAGIGVTTLPAAAASPPETAPPAAAAAGSSHTVTLITGDRVKVTEVAAGKQTVEVTTAQPGAGFQTYEAAGDLHVIPDGATAYVAAGVLDPDLFNVSLLIEYGYDDASVAATPIIVQQDAATARTFSAPLPGLEVQAELPSIDAAAATLQHADAAAAWQALMAPTGAQAFSAEPSLAGGITAIHLDGKVKATLDSSVPFIDAPAAWAEGFTGEGVTVAVLDTGIDDTHPDLQGHISPDSKSFVPGEDVDTDQHGHGTHVASTVAGTGAASGGTHRGVADGAQLLIGKVLGGSDGSGQDSWIIEAMEWAGEHAPIVSMSLGSYGASDGKDLMAESLNQIAIETGALFVVAAGNNGAPESVGSPGSAEQALTVGSVDDPSGALSYFSSQGPLSRSGAMKPDLTGPGNDVTAARSADSAGEGSYITMSGTSMATPHVAGAAAIVKQKHPEYTAAQLRAALVSTTTDVGYTSYQGGAGVVDVKAAIDAPVIAAGSGDFGMLMWGEEATPVTRTIEYTNRSDAEVTVALAATLADTTPRGDTGPGPLSVDAAFEALTMDVDSLAIPAGETRSVAMTVDPGKVPAGTQLSGTLVGSIDGTPVTRTALGTIAEAERYDIKMTATDFTGEPTLAYAWVWNSDTEVVDPIAVEGETTIRVMKGNYSVMSYMELDRTPDAKAEVLVGDPHITLDQNVSVALDARTAKQVTLDIGKKGLEETFRRMDFTADGLRGSAIMPVKVDEMWAQPMKPNDADVDFTTRWRLMKPMLTVAAGKKPLDIIIQAGSTFLDGKLTGKAVNAGKGSVAEVQAADVSGKIAVVTRSDEVSSSQRVANAVAAGAKMVVVANDADGEISEWVGSADYESSSPVPVAAISGVEGRALLADMAEKAVTLDAVGVPYTNVLYDIARFTDGEIPANLHYAPKKLTRVDTTYYGKKEDMGEFRADFAPKVGYSGGYPMRALRGTTREEWVNTDQVQWNQSVMILDDMWEMRDTLRSYKAGQRIKTGYYGGIVRPYVATGYWVPYRQSAFAQVNVPGWGDGIDSAHTGSFDTYAENAPVQQLTDVYIDGVQLAASKYQGANVSEIPDGTHNWRVVSTATHDGSHIPSSTKTVSEWNFTATGAVDDYATKRLAMIQAYYDVDIAKDGRAGTDRRKGSPVTIGLELGHVAGTDPAGKITSATLEARTTGGKWAKVVLKSAATDAPTGAVANDGDIFVTSRAYVSGYTGKIPVADTGGWIDLRVTAKDAAGNTFSQEITKAFQAAPAKGSAHWWCEHGFSWVKGC
- a CDS encoding helix-turn-helix domain-containing protein; amino-acid sequence: MLEALGLDDAHTAVYRSVLAVPSASAKEVSASVGMPVGRARTMIGELERLGLLARQASQPDRVVASPPAIALKPLLLERERGLTRAHEALIEFSELYREAADQRNAADVVDVILGTDAVRQRIGQLQAAANREVRVLVLSQVAIISGAENVEEDRALERGVRYRVVVEGGVLERPGFLDVARSVGALGEEIRVLPTLPTRMFIADDAMALLPMRSHGENSSLGALLVHPSGLLDLVMAIFEEYWKTATRLLPDDNGAQDGVDRDVLKLLLLGLTDATIAAQLRISVRTLQRRVAELMELAAVTTRIQLGAEAVRRGWI